DNA sequence from the Candidatus Kaistella beijingensis genome:
AGTTTTCGATGCACAGTCTGATCTTTTTGTTCCTAATTTCAATGAGAAAGTGAGCCGTTTTTTAGCAGACTGTCCATCTGTTTCGCAGAAAATCCTTAACAAAGAAAAAGATTTTTCTTACGCATTTGTCAATCAGGGAGATAGCCAGCGCAAGCAAGTCTGGATGAACATTACTTATCAATATAATAACTGCAAATAAAAATTATTAAAACATCTTCTGATGAAAAATATACTAATCATATTGTATAGCTTGTTCTTTGCCGAAAGCTATTCGCAGTGCAGAAATACTTGGATTTATGGTTTTGAACTAGCCGGATTTCCCAGCCCCGAACTCGTGAAGGCAACTGTTTTCTACAAGGGCAAACCGATTATTCCGAAAGCCGAAACGATTTGCGGAAAATCTTCTAAAATCAGGAAACAATTCAGTTTTATAAAGAATTCAACAAAAATTTTGGATGCCGTAAAACTTCCGTATCAGCTTCCGGGAAAAAGATTTTATTGGCTGATGACGGATGAAATGAACATTGAGATGGCGACTCATCCCGATTATTTTAAAATTATTTTGGATTCTGAAGATAAGCAACTGAAATCGAAATACGAGCTTCCGGTGTCCTATGATTTTCTATCTCAAAATGCTGTTTATCTTGATTTGATTGATAAAAGTGCTGAAAATATTCAGAAAGAATTCAGGGATAAAATCTGGCAGTTTGGAATCTATGAAAGAGAAAAAAAACAGTTGATAAAAGATACAATTTTGGTTTACTCGGTAAGAGGAAAAATCCCAGCAGGAATAATGATGCGTTATCCTGAAATAGGAGATTCGAATATTAAGTCGGTTCAAGAATTTCAGGCATCAGGAATCTTATTCAAGCAAAAGCTATTTCTGAAAACACCAGAAAACAGAATCCAAAAACCCGATGCACCAATCGGACTTTACATTTCTTTGGAAGGAAAAAAATGCGCTACTTCAGGCGGATTAACGGGAATTGGTTTTGGCGAATGTGCCGGAGCTAATGTTCAGAAAGGTAAAAAAACGATTCCGTATAAGATTAATATTCAAATAGAACCTTAAACATTTTAAACATCACCAACATGAATACAAAGTTTTTAATATTAGTTGCTTTTATCCTATTGTTTGCAGAAAGCAATGCGCAATTATCATCTTACAATGATAACTCGGAATATGGGATAGCTCAAAAAATATCGGATAAGGCAAAACAGCGCAACCTGGGAAAAGTCCATAGCGAAAGCGCTAAAATGCGTCCCACAGCAGGTAAAGGCGGTTGGTTTCTGCGTTACGAAAAAGGCTGGGTTTACTACAATCCGAATAATCAAAATGCCTTTGCAATCTGGGGAGAAATTATGAAAAAATGGGCTACGCAAGGCTACGAAACCGGCTGGCTGGGCTTTCCTGCAAGTGACCATAGCAATACACCAAACAGGACAGGTGCTTTTGTGCACTTCGATAATGGAAGCATCTATTGGAGCCCGAACACAGGAACTCACTTTGTGGGTGGCGCTTTCAGAGATTATTGGAAAAATAAAGGTTGGGAAAACAGTCCAGAACTGGGCTTTCCGAAAACCGATGAGATGGAGATTTTCAGCAATGGTTACACCCGTTACCAGCAATTTGAAAAAGGAACGCTTTTCTGGGGTCCTGATAAATCTGTTACATATTCTAACAATTCTAACACAACTACGCCACCCAATGATGAGACAAAAGTGCTTTCCTTTATGCCCAATTTAATTAGTGGAGCCGAAGTCTCGATAGATGTAACTGAAGTGATTCAATTGTATGGCTGGATGGATTTGAGAGTTTACAAAGGGAATGGACAAGAAATCACCGATGCAGACGGAAAAAGTTTTAGCCTTTTCAATATTCAAAAAAAACAACCAGTGAGTGTGACAGATTATAATCTGGATTTTTTTAGAATCGCTGATAGACATTACAATATTTCGCAATCAGATATTGATGGAAATGCTTATCTAAGAATTACTTATTGGCTTAATGACAAAGATGTTACCAACTCTGATGATTATCTGAAACTGGAAAACTATAACGGACGGTGGAACTACAATGGCGGTGATCATCCTTACCGGGAAATTAAGCTAAAGGAAATAGTTAGGAATGGAATTGATAAAAAATACCTTGATATAGGAAGCGATGGAAGCGATAAAGTTTGGATTAGTTATTATCTCACCATCAAATAAAATCAGAAAGCTAATTGATGTTTTAGTATTTGATTTTCAATTTTTTAAAATAAAAGCTATTGAAATACAATTAAAAATTAATCCAACTTAAATAAATATTACAATGAAAAAATTATTCTTCATCAGCATTTTGTTAATTGCTTTTTCAATCAACACAAAAGCACAGACATCACCAATCCAGCCAAAATCTACACCTCCGAAAACAGTAGATAAAAACGTAAAAAAAATAGAAAAGAAAACTTCTAAAGCCGAAACACTAATGGAAGGAGAACTGGATGAAAAGAGAATGGCAGAGCAGGCGAAACCCAATCCTCTGAAGTCCAAAAGTACCGAAAAAGCTCTCAATCCGCAGCCTTTTCCACCAGCAGATAAAAATCTTAAAAAAGCTCAAAACATAAAGCAAAAACCCAAACTTTAGTAATCATCTAAAAAATCAACAAAATGAAAAAAATAGTAATATCATCCATTCTTTTGCTAGGTTTTCAAGCTTTTGCACAAAGATTAGATTACGAAAAAATAGCTTCCCAAAAACAGGAAAGCAAGCTCAGAGGAGGCATTCAGCCGGAGAGAATCAATTCTTTTTCTAGTGAAATAGAAGTTTATGTCTCTGTCCAGGAAAATCTACTCACAGTGGATGAAGTTTATGCTTTATTCCGTGGAGAAAATCCGCTACTTAATATTTTCTATTTTTCCAAAGATGATCCAAAATTACGGCTGTCTCCAGAAAATGCAGTATATCCTTCTTTGGAAAAGGGATACAATGTCATCCGCTACAGATTACCGATAAAGAGTACCAATTGGTACAGTTTTCTGGCAGCCACAGTAGACGCTAATTTTCTTAAATCTAAGAAATTGAAACTGGTGGGTGATTTCCGACCCACATTCAGTTGTCAGGAAGCTCTGCCTGAAAGCAATATTTTCGGTCTCCCAACGCCGGGTTATGTGAATGAGTTTTTCAATGACAGAAAAGGGTGTGGTTATTTCAAAAAAACGGCAGAAGATAAGAGCTATCGTTTTCATATTATTCCCGATGTTCCTTCTTATGACAAATAAATATTATAGAGATGAAAACAATTTATAACGCTATACTCTTTTTGGGTTTAATCATTAATGTAAATGCACTAGCACAAAACGGTGTAAAAACTACAATATTAGAAAAAGGGGAAAAATTAGGACTAAGACCTGTCAATCAATCAGATTTGAATGTCGTTAATTTTGATGGAAATAATAAGGCTTACTATATGTCTTTTGACGGAAACCGTTGCAACATCTATGTAAAAGATGCTGGCGAAAAGGCTTATGCGGTTTTTGGAGCTATTCTGGACGAGTATCTAGGTCTGATGCAAGGTGAGTCTGTAAAAGGGAAAGACGGGAGACTAAGTTCCGTAAACCAGAAATATTTTTTAGGTGCACCAATCAGTGACGAGTTCCCAACGCCACAAAAAAACGGCAGAGGGCAACATTTTGAAGGTGGAAGTATTTATTGGAGTCCATCTACCGGAGCACACGAAGTACACGGTGCAATCCGGGATAAATGGAAATCTATAGGCTGGGAAAATTCTTTTTTAGGTTTTCCTGTCACCAATGAAATGACAACGCCAGACGGTTTTGGACGATATAATTTTTTTGAAGGTGGTGCCATTTATTTTCATCCGAATCTGGGAACTTTTGCTGTCCCAAAAATGATTGCAGACGTTTGGAAAAAAGAAGGCTGGGAAAAAGGAAAACTGGGTTATCCAGTGGCCGATGAGATCGTTAAAAATAACAACTCAGTGCAAT
Encoded proteins:
- a CDS encoding LGFP repeat-containing protein, which translates into the protein MNTKFLILVAFILLFAESNAQLSSYNDNSEYGIAQKISDKAKQRNLGKVHSESAKMRPTAGKGGWFLRYEKGWVYYNPNNQNAFAIWGEIMKKWATQGYETGWLGFPASDHSNTPNRTGAFVHFDNGSIYWSPNTGTHFVGGAFRDYWKNKGWENSPELGFPKTDEMEIFSNGYTRYQQFEKGTLFWGPDKSVTYSNNSNTTTPPNDETKVLSFMPNLISGAEVSIDVTEVIQLYGWMDLRVYKGNGQEITDADGKSFSLFNIQKKQPVSVTDYNLDFFRIADRHYNISQSDIDGNAYLRITYWLNDKDVTNSDDYLKLENYNGRWNYNGGDHPYREIKLKEIVRNGIDKKYLDIGSDGSDKVWISYYLTIK
- a CDS encoding LGFP repeat-containing protein, with translation MKTIYNAILFLGLIINVNALAQNGVKTTILEKGEKLGLRPVNQSDLNVVNFDGNNKAYYMSFDGNRCNIYVKDAGEKAYAVFGAILDEYLGLMQGESVKGKDGRLSSVNQKYFLGAPISDEFPTPQKNGRGQHFEGGSIYWSPSTGAHEVHGAIRDKWKSIGWENSFLGFPVTNEMTTPDGFGRYNFFEGGAIYFHPNLGTFAVPKMIADVWKKEGWEKGKLGYPVADEIVKNNNSVQYFEFGAVISTKASPYRAIYNSSRNIRGLYTKWRETGGIDSYLGDLVTPNRNYPKIKISQFAEFQKGFIYESYVKQANSSYDKEDAFVILKGPIFDYYASKKWEQGYLGLPISDEFSSKKSNEDIRGQQFQGGTIYVTKSLGAFEKKN